From Micromonospora rhizosphaerae, the proteins below share one genomic window:
- a CDS encoding amino acid permease — translation MLRTKPIKDVVAQGAADGTGGRPGLRRRLRAVDLMGFGIGMVIGTGIFTLTGIEAKNHAGPGVVVSFAVAGVVALLAALCYAELASCVPTAGSAYTYAYATMGEIVAWIIGWDLLLEFALGSAVVGRGWSGYLAELLDLPTAWFGEEGSIVNLGAVAIVLILGLVAIVGIRESARVANLLVLVKVAICVFVVVAGLFFVRAANLSPFIPSAEPASSGEDGIRQPVTQAIFGLEPSVFGFAGVLTAAAVVFFAYTGFEAVANLGEETKKPRRDLPLGLLGTLAISTVLYIGVSLVVVGMVPYTEIDEGAPIASAFEAAGARWAANLVSIAAIAGLTSVILVGLVAMGRIGFAIARDGLVPPSIAKVHPRWGTPYRISAIMTVGVALLAGFLPLSALADLVSIGALLAFVLVSVAVPILRRSRPDLTRPFKVPFSPVLPIISALACLYLMLNLSVETWIRFLAWMLLGGLIYFGYGYRRNRLARREHAHPEEPTPIAH, via the coding sequence GTGCTGCGGACCAAACCGATCAAGGACGTGGTGGCCCAGGGTGCGGCCGACGGCACCGGAGGCCGGCCGGGGCTGCGCCGCCGGCTCCGCGCGGTCGACCTGATGGGCTTCGGGATCGGCATGGTGATCGGCACCGGGATCTTCACGCTGACCGGCATCGAGGCGAAGAACCACGCCGGCCCCGGGGTGGTGGTCTCGTTCGCCGTCGCGGGCGTGGTCGCCCTGCTCGCCGCGCTCTGCTACGCCGAGCTGGCTTCCTGCGTGCCGACCGCCGGCAGCGCCTACACCTACGCGTACGCGACCATGGGCGAGATCGTCGCGTGGATCATCGGCTGGGACCTGCTGCTGGAGTTCGCGCTCGGCTCGGCGGTGGTGGGCAGAGGCTGGTCCGGCTATCTCGCCGAGCTGTTGGACCTGCCCACCGCCTGGTTCGGCGAGGAGGGCAGCATCGTCAACCTCGGCGCCGTCGCCATCGTGCTGATCCTCGGGCTGGTGGCCATCGTCGGCATCCGCGAGTCCGCCCGGGTGGCCAACCTGCTGGTCCTGGTCAAGGTGGCCATCTGCGTGTTCGTCGTGGTGGCCGGGCTGTTCTTCGTGAGGGCGGCCAACCTCAGCCCGTTCATCCCGTCGGCCGAGCCGGCCTCCAGCGGTGAGGACGGCATCCGGCAGCCGGTCACCCAGGCCATCTTCGGGCTGGAGCCGTCGGTCTTCGGCTTCGCCGGGGTGCTCACCGCCGCCGCCGTGGTCTTCTTCGCGTACACCGGCTTCGAGGCCGTGGCGAACCTCGGCGAGGAGACGAAGAAGCCGCGCCGGGACCTGCCGCTGGGCTTGCTCGGCACGCTGGCGATTTCCACCGTGCTGTACATCGGCGTCTCGCTGGTGGTGGTCGGCATGGTGCCGTACACCGAGATCGACGAGGGCGCTCCGATCGCCTCGGCCTTCGAGGCGGCTGGCGCCCGCTGGGCGGCCAACCTCGTTTCCATCGCGGCCATCGCCGGCCTGACCAGCGTGATCCTGGTCGGCCTGGTGGCGATGGGCCGGATTGGCTTCGCCATCGCCCGCGACGGGCTGGTTCCGCCGTCGATCGCCAAGGTGCATCCGCGCTGGGGCACCCCGTACCGGATCTCGGCGATCATGACGGTCGGGGTCGCGCTGCTCGCCGGCTTCCTGCCGCTCTCCGCGCTGGCCGACCTGGTCAGCATCGGCGCGCTCTTAGCGTTCGTGCTGGTCTCCGTCGCCGTGCCGATCCTGCGCCGCAGCCGTCCCGACCTGACCCGGCCGTTCAAGGTGCCGTTCTCCCCGGTGCTACCGATCATCTCGGCGCTGGCCTGCCTCTACCTGATGCTCAACCTGTCCGTGGAGACCTGGATCCGGTTCCTGGCCTGGATGCTGCTCGGCGGTCTCATCTACTTCGGCTACGGCTACCGCCGCAACCGCCTCGCCCGCCGCGAGCACGCCCACCCGGAGGAACCCACCCCCATCGCCCACTGA
- a CDS encoding ROK family protein encodes MVTTLAIDCGGGGIKASVLDAAGTMRARPLRVPTPYPLPPSLFVKTLLSLGGRLPAADRLTVGMPGMIRHGVVVATPHYVTRSGPRSRVDPALVAEWSGYDARSALADAFGIPALVLNDAEVHGAGVVAGTGCELVLTLGTGLGSALFDGGMLAPHLELSHAPVRWGTTYDTYVGEPERRRLGDAFWSRRIRQVVDGLRPVFRWDRLYLGGGNSRLIRPEQLARMGDDVVVVPNTAGIVGGVRAWDLVADQYDPTP; translated from the coding sequence GTGGTGACCACTCTGGCGATCGACTGTGGCGGTGGCGGGATCAAGGCGTCCGTGCTGGACGCCGCCGGGACGATGCGGGCCCGGCCGCTGCGGGTGCCCACGCCGTACCCGTTGCCGCCGTCGCTCTTCGTCAAGACCCTGCTGAGCCTCGGGGGTCGGCTGCCGGCGGCGGACCGGCTGACGGTCGGCATGCCCGGGATGATCCGGCACGGGGTGGTGGTAGCCACCCCCCACTACGTGACCAGGTCGGGGCCGCGCAGCCGGGTCGATCCGGCTCTGGTGGCCGAGTGGTCCGGGTACGACGCCCGCAGCGCGCTCGCGGACGCGTTCGGGATCCCGGCGCTGGTGCTCAACGACGCCGAGGTGCACGGCGCCGGGGTGGTCGCCGGGACCGGCTGCGAGCTGGTGCTGACCCTGGGCACCGGGCTGGGCAGCGCGCTCTTCGACGGCGGGATGCTCGCCCCGCACCTGGAGCTCTCGCACGCGCCGGTCCGCTGGGGCACCACCTACGACACGTACGTGGGGGAGCCCGAGCGCCGCCGGCTCGGCGACGCGTTCTGGTCCCGGCGGATCCGGCAGGTGGTGGACGGGCTGCGTCCGGTCTTCCGCTGGGACCGGCTCTACCTGGGCGGGGGCAACTCCCGGCTGATCCGCCCGGAACAACTGGCCCGGATGGGCGACGACGTCGTGGTTGTCCCGAACACGGCCGGAATCGTCGGTGGCGTTCGAGCCTGGGACCTGGTGGCCGACCAGTACGACCCCACCCCCTGA
- a CDS encoding Smr/MutS family protein: MKLKLDLHDIFNKGHDIDRALRGIMDEAVAKKATLVEIIPGKGSGQLKKRVLRFLDQKDVKQLYHRVEKDSKNFGRLFVHFRWK, translated from the coding sequence GTGAAGCTCAAGCTCGATCTCCACGACATCTTCAACAAGGGCCACGACATCGACCGGGCGCTGCGCGGGATCATGGACGAGGCGGTGGCGAAGAAGGCGACTCTCGTGGAGATCATTCCGGGCAAGGGCTCCGGCCAGCTCAAGAAGCGGGTGCTGCGCTTCCTCGACCAGAAGGACGTCAAGCAGCTCTACCACCGCGTGGAGAAGGACTCCAAGAACTTCGGCCGCCTCTTCGTGCACTTCCGCTGGAAGTAA
- a CDS encoding methyltransferase domain-containing protein — protein MVAIGQAAPSAERLRAVDVFLAEAWADLARHDDRLRPLTVEVRFDRGVAHLTGEVATPVELRLVRDLVGRLAGVLGVWCNVRVAGRDPVVVDLGCGATKQWPGNLGLDIYPAPGVDAVADLSGTLPLADDSVDVFFAVHILEHLIDFLPLLDECHRALRPDGVLHVMSPWWRHVNAVADPTHVRLLDVQTFKGICGQRPPGTPRWYPLHAACDGASIFADLTPLHADDPIPTPTHLSRFFD, from the coding sequence ATGGTGGCGATCGGGCAGGCCGCGCCCTCGGCCGAGCGGCTGCGGGCGGTGGACGTTTTCCTCGCCGAGGCGTGGGCCGACCTGGCCCGGCACGACGACCGGCTGCGCCCGCTGACGGTGGAGGTGCGCTTCGACCGGGGCGTCGCGCACCTGACCGGGGAGGTCGCGACCCCGGTCGAGCTGCGGCTCGTCCGCGACCTGGTCGGCCGGCTCGCCGGCGTGCTCGGCGTCTGGTGCAACGTACGCGTCGCCGGTCGGGACCCGGTCGTGGTGGACCTGGGCTGCGGGGCGACCAAGCAGTGGCCGGGCAACCTGGGGCTGGACATCTACCCCGCGCCCGGGGTGGACGCGGTGGCCGACCTCTCCGGCACCCTGCCGCTCGCCGACGACTCGGTGGACGTGTTCTTCGCGGTGCACATCCTGGAGCACCTGATCGATTTCCTGCCGCTGCTCGACGAGTGCCACCGGGCGCTCCGGCCGGACGGCGTGCTGCACGTGATGAGCCCCTGGTGGCGGCACGTGAACGCGGTCGCCGACCCGACCCACGTACGCCTGCTCGACGTGCAGACCTTCAAGGGCATCTGCGGCCAGCGCCCGCCCGGCACCCCGCGCTGGTACCCCCTGCACGCCGCCTGCGACGGCGCCTCGATCTTCGCCGATCTCACCCCCCTGCACGCGGACGATCCGATCCCCACCCCCACCCACCTCTCCCGCTTCTTCGACTGA
- a CDS encoding LacI family DNA-binding transcriptional regulator produces the protein MRHRLKDVAERAGVSVKTVSNVVNGYLHVRPDTRARVEEAIAELNYRPNLSARNLRKGRTGVIALGVPELDIPYFAELARHVVTAAAEHGWTVLIHQTGGGPEQERKVASGIGDHMIDGLIFSPLALTADDLSGLDGMPMVLLGERVDHGPADHVVVDNVAAAREITAHLIELGRRRIAAIGSQRTPEGASARLRLAGYTAALDSARIGYDERLVAPAPAWHRADGAAAMRDLLASGVRPDAVFCFNDTLALGALRALHEAGLRVPEDVAVAGFDDIEDGRFSIPTLTTVSPDKERIARLAVELLAGRIDGDRQAPPRELTAPHRLALRESTHGRP, from the coding sequence GTGCGGCACAGGCTCAAGGACGTCGCCGAGCGGGCCGGCGTGTCGGTGAAGACCGTCTCCAACGTGGTCAACGGGTACCTGCACGTCCGGCCGGACACCCGGGCCCGGGTCGAGGAGGCGATCGCCGAACTCAACTACCGCCCCAACCTGTCGGCGCGCAACCTGCGCAAGGGGCGTACCGGGGTGATCGCCCTGGGCGTTCCCGAGCTGGACATCCCGTACTTCGCCGAGCTGGCCCGGCACGTCGTCACCGCCGCCGCCGAGCACGGCTGGACGGTGCTCATCCACCAGACCGGAGGTGGCCCGGAGCAGGAGCGGAAGGTCGCCTCGGGGATAGGCGACCACATGATCGACGGGCTGATCTTCAGCCCGCTGGCGCTCACCGCCGACGACCTCTCCGGCCTCGACGGCATGCCGATGGTGCTGCTCGGCGAGCGGGTCGACCACGGCCCGGCCGACCACGTGGTGGTCGACAACGTGGCCGCGGCCCGGGAGATCACCGCCCACCTGATCGAGCTCGGCCGCCGCCGGATCGCCGCCATCGGCTCGCAGCGCACCCCCGAGGGCGCCAGCGCCCGGCTCCGCCTGGCCGGCTACACCGCCGCCCTCGACTCCGCCCGCATCGGCTACGACGAGCGCCTGGTGGCGCCCGCGCCGGCCTGGCACCGCGCGGACGGCGCGGCCGCCATGCGCGACCTGCTCGCCTCCGGGGTACGCCCCGACGCGGTCTTCTGTTTCAACGACACCCTCGCCCTCGGCGCGCTGCGCGCGCTGCACGAGGCCGGGCTGCGGGTGCCCGAGGACGTCGCGGTGGCCGGCTTCGACGACATCGAGGACGGCCGCTTCTCGATCCCCACCCTCACCACCGTCTCCCCGGACAAGGAGCGCATCGCCCGGCTCGCGGTCGAGCTGCTGGCCGGCCGCATCGACGGCGATCGCCAGGCCCCACCGAGGGAGCTGACCGCCCCCCACCGCCTCGCCCTCCGCGAAAGCACCCACGGCCGCCCCTGA
- a CDS encoding SpoIIE family protein phosphatase, with the protein MLDDESRLTSVRATALGAVPDEALDRFARMVAKIVRVPVALVSLVDDVRQYFPGATGLDQPWATTRQTPLSHSFSRQVVMSAKPLVITDARGDDRVCNNPAIEDLGVVGYAGLPLFDDQGNILGSLCAIDTAPRIWTDAELDLLDDLAAACSAKLRLRITATRAKREVEARVAAQIVAEQLSNRLTLAFDRGQALLAASTAFANTETLDGVVAAVSNLLGGTLGPSQVGLFIRDDQDRIELTSSTQLPPWLADRRPISLTDPLPATDAVRTSTPVFLDDRPAILARYPHLAEEIEAVGWHAIAAAPLPGPGRTMGALFFAWPEPHPLEIDEQAVITSLAGYVAHALQRASHLQDRVFAAETLQRAMLSQLPPLDHLELTARYQPAHHRDQVGGDWYDAVKIDKDLAIVIGDVAGHDINAAAQMGQLRSILRGYLVDRHEPPSALLRRLDNANHLLGNHSIASVCLAYVETTPDGSHLLWSNAGHPPPVLVGPDGSARTLPGRDPLLGASRLLGRTNHRLPLSPGSTLLLYTDGLMERRSETLEEGIARLHSCLAAHAHLSLDELVDAVIAAVPDPGHEDDIAVLALRIPRHRHPPPETGRDEQQPGREAR; encoded by the coding sequence GTGTTGGACGATGAGTCCCGGCTGACCTCGGTACGCGCGACTGCCCTGGGTGCTGTACCCGACGAGGCGCTAGATCGCTTCGCACGCATGGTCGCCAAGATCGTTCGCGTTCCGGTGGCTCTGGTGTCGCTGGTCGACGATGTCCGCCAGTACTTCCCCGGCGCGACCGGGCTGGACCAGCCTTGGGCTACCACCCGGCAGACTCCCCTCAGCCACTCCTTCAGTCGGCAGGTCGTGATGTCGGCCAAACCTCTCGTGATCACCGACGCTCGCGGCGATGATCGCGTGTGCAACAACCCGGCTATCGAGGATCTAGGGGTCGTCGGGTACGCCGGGTTGCCGCTGTTCGACGACCAGGGCAACATCCTCGGCTCCCTGTGCGCGATCGACACCGCGCCCCGGATCTGGACCGACGCAGAGCTTGATCTGCTGGATGATCTGGCCGCCGCCTGTTCGGCGAAGTTGCGGCTGCGCATCACTGCCACCCGAGCCAAGCGTGAGGTAGAGGCGAGGGTTGCTGCCCAGATCGTGGCCGAGCAGCTGTCCAACCGATTGACCCTTGCCTTCGACCGTGGCCAGGCCCTGCTCGCCGCCAGCACCGCATTTGCCAACACGGAGACCCTCGACGGCGTCGTCGCCGCCGTCAGCAACCTCCTCGGCGGCACCCTCGGCCCGTCCCAGGTCGGGTTGTTCATCCGCGACGACCAGGACCGCATCGAGCTGACCAGCTCCACCCAGCTTCCGCCCTGGCTCGCCGACCGGCGACCCATCTCGCTCACCGACCCGCTGCCGGCGACCGACGCCGTCCGTACCAGCACGCCCGTCTTCCTCGACGACAGACCGGCGATCCTCGCCCGCTACCCGCACCTGGCCGAAGAGATCGAAGCGGTGGGCTGGCACGCCATCGCCGCCGCCCCGTTGCCGGGCCCCGGTCGGACCATGGGTGCCCTGTTCTTCGCCTGGCCGGAGCCCCATCCCCTTGAGATCGACGAACAGGCTGTCATCACCTCACTCGCTGGCTACGTCGCCCACGCGCTACAACGGGCCAGCCACCTTCAGGACCGCGTCTTTGCAGCTGAAACCTTGCAACGGGCCATGCTCAGCCAACTTCCCCCGTTGGACCATCTGGAGCTGACCGCTCGCTACCAGCCGGCGCACCACCGCGACCAGGTCGGCGGCGACTGGTACGACGCGGTAAAGATCGATAAGGACCTCGCGATCGTCATCGGGGACGTCGCCGGACACGACATCAACGCCGCCGCGCAGATGGGGCAGCTCCGTTCCATCCTGCGCGGCTACCTCGTCGACCGGCACGAACCACCGTCGGCCCTGCTGCGGCGACTCGACAACGCCAACCACCTTCTCGGCAACCACTCAATCGCCTCAGTGTGCCTGGCCTACGTCGAAACCACGCCCGACGGCTCCCACCTACTGTGGTCCAACGCCGGCCACCCGCCGCCCGTACTCGTCGGCCCCGACGGCAGCGCACGGACACTGCCCGGCCGCGATCCCCTGCTCGGCGCGAGCCGCCTCCTCGGCCGCACCAACCACCGCCTGCCGCTGTCCCCTGGCTCGACACTGCTCCTCTACACCGATGGGCTGATGGAGCGTCGCTCCGAGACGTTGGAAGAAGGCATCGCGAGGCTGCATTCGTGCCTCGCCGCCCACGCACACCTTTCCCTCGACGAGCTGGTCGACGCTGTCATCGCAGCCGTCCCCGATCCAGGTCATGAAGACGACATCGCCGTCCTCGCGCTCCGCATACCCAGGCACCGCCATCCCCCTCCTGAAACCGGTAGGGACGAACAGCAGCCGGGCCGGGAGGCGAGATGA
- a CDS encoding glycoside hydrolase family 10 protein, whose product MKATRLRAAGLAVALLGALVAAGPASAAETDPATAPSTTTCTTDPATPKRQLRAMWIASVTNIDWPSKASQTAPDQVAKQKAEYLGWLDLAQRLHHNAVVVQVRPTADAFWPSSYEPWSEYLTGVRGQDPGWDPLAFLVEESHKRNLEFHAWFNPYRVSMPAPSGAGADISKLAPNHPVRQHPDWVFAYPPAGVAGSRLYYNPGIPEVREFVQTAMMDAVNRYDIDGVHFDDYFYPYPSGTYQVPDDATFAEFNRGFTNQADWRRDNINLLIQEMNAKIKAAKPWVKFGVSPFGIWRNKSADPAGSDTTGSQSYDIISADTRKWVKEEWIDYVVPQLYWYIGQYPAADYARLVPWWAETVRGTRVQLYIGQADYKSGEPVYGPFWQNPHELSNHLTLNRSYPEVLGNVHFSAVQVRANRLGATDIYAAEHYSRPALVPAMPHLPAQPLLAPVVTGSERQADGVRLTWRQPANGEGPLGTATGYAIYRFDGAAIAQTCDFADAAHLVATIRGTAEDAQSWVDSTAEAGQRYTYYVTALDRLWNESPVSPPHFVH is encoded by the coding sequence ATGAAGGCAACTCGGCTCAGAGCCGCCGGGCTCGCCGTAGCACTGCTCGGCGCGCTCGTCGCCGCCGGCCCCGCGAGCGCCGCGGAGACCGACCCGGCGACCGCCCCCAGCACCACCACCTGCACCACCGACCCGGCCACCCCGAAGCGTCAGTTGCGGGCGATGTGGATCGCGTCGGTGACGAACATCGACTGGCCCAGCAAGGCCTCCCAGACCGCCCCGGATCAGGTCGCCAAGCAGAAGGCGGAGTACCTGGGCTGGCTCGACCTGGCCCAGAGGCTCCACCACAACGCCGTCGTGGTCCAGGTCCGCCCGACCGCCGACGCGTTCTGGCCGTCGTCGTACGAGCCCTGGTCTGAGTACCTGACGGGGGTGCGCGGCCAGGACCCGGGCTGGGACCCGCTGGCCTTCCTGGTGGAGGAGTCGCACAAGCGGAACCTGGAGTTCCACGCCTGGTTCAACCCGTACCGGGTCTCCATGCCGGCCCCGAGCGGCGCCGGCGCGGACATCTCGAAGCTGGCCCCGAACCACCCGGTCCGGCAGCACCCGGACTGGGTGTTCGCCTACCCGCCGGCCGGGGTCGCCGGCAGCCGGCTCTACTACAACCCCGGCATCCCCGAGGTCCGCGAGTTCGTCCAGACCGCGATGATGGACGCCGTCAACCGGTACGACATCGACGGCGTGCACTTCGACGACTACTTCTACCCGTACCCGAGCGGCACCTACCAGGTGCCGGACGACGCCACCTTCGCGGAGTTCAACCGGGGCTTCACGAACCAGGCGGACTGGCGGCGGGACAACATCAACCTGCTGATCCAGGAGATGAACGCCAAGATCAAGGCGGCCAAGCCGTGGGTGAAGTTCGGGGTCAGCCCGTTCGGCATCTGGCGCAACAAGTCCGCGGACCCGGCCGGCTCGGACACCACCGGCAGCCAGTCGTACGACATCATCTCCGCCGACACCCGCAAGTGGGTCAAGGAGGAGTGGATCGACTACGTCGTGCCGCAGCTCTACTGGTACATCGGCCAGTACCCGGCCGCCGACTACGCCCGCCTGGTGCCGTGGTGGGCCGAGACGGTGCGCGGCACCCGGGTCCAGCTCTACATCGGACAGGCCGACTACAAGAGCGGTGAGCCGGTGTACGGGCCGTTCTGGCAGAACCCGCACGAGCTGTCGAACCACCTGACGCTGAACCGGTCGTACCCGGAGGTGCTCGGCAACGTGCACTTCTCGGCCGTGCAGGTGCGGGCGAACCGGCTCGGCGCCACGGACATCTACGCCGCCGAGCACTACTCCCGGCCCGCGCTGGTCCCGGCCATGCCGCACCTGCCGGCTCAGCCGCTGCTCGCCCCGGTGGTCACCGGCTCCGAGCGGCAGGCCGACGGGGTACGCCTGACCTGGCGGCAGCCGGCGAACGGCGAGGGCCCGCTCGGCACCGCCACGGGGTACGCGATCTACCGGTTCGACGGGGCCGCCATCGCCCAGACGTGCGACTTCGCCGACGCCGCCCACCTGGTCGCCACGATCCGCGGCACCGCCGAGGACGCACAGTCCTGGGTGGACAGCACCGCCGAGGCGGGGCAGCGGTACACCTACTACGTGACCGCGCTCGACCGGTTGTGGAACGAGAGCCCGGTCAGCCCGCCGCACTTCGTGCACTGA
- a CDS encoding tetratricopeptide repeat protein — protein MDLLADYRRATMFFEAGDPTGAARLLEPIVEAEPGNRSVRQLLARAYFQSAQLNRAEEQLRELVDRDPSDHYAHHVLGRTLERLNRHVDALRHLRIAAAMYSTNADYTEALRRVESRVSGGR, from the coding sequence ATGGATCTTCTGGCGGACTACCGGCGGGCGACCATGTTCTTCGAAGCGGGTGACCCGACCGGAGCGGCCCGGCTGCTCGAGCCGATCGTCGAGGCGGAACCCGGCAACCGCTCGGTACGGCAGCTGCTGGCCCGGGCGTACTTCCAGTCGGCCCAGCTGAACCGGGCCGAGGAGCAGCTGCGTGAGCTGGTCGACCGGGACCCGAGCGACCACTACGCGCACCACGTGCTGGGCCGGACGCTGGAGCGGCTGAACCGGCACGTCGACGCGCTGCGGCACCTGCGGATCGCCGCGGCGATGTACTCGACCAACGCCGACTACACGGAGGCGCTGCGCCGGGTGGAGAGCCGGGTCAGCGGCGGCCGCTGA
- a CDS encoding ABC-F family ATP-binding cassette domain-containing protein produces MSATLIVKDLAAGHGDRLLFSDLDLVVAPGDVVGLVGVNGAGKSTLLRTLAGLQPVELGSVALNPPTATVGYLPQEPERRPGETVRDFLARRTGVSGAQAALDAATEALSAGGAGADDAYAEALERWLALGGADLEERAEQVAAELGLTVDLDQPMTALSGGQAARAGLASLLLSRYDVFLLDEPSNDLDLAGLERLEQFVTGLRAGTVLVSHDREFLTRTVNRVLELDVHQQQVRHYGGGYAAYLEEREVARRHAREEYEEYADTRAALEARARTQRAWMEKGVRNARRKASDNDKVIKHFRGETSEKQAAKARQTERLIERLEVVEEPRKEWELRMEIAAAPRAGAVVAALRGAVVRRGGFTLGPVNLQIDWADRVAITGANGSGKSTLLAALLGRLPVDEGHAALGPGVVVGEVDQARGLFLGDQPLVDAFGAAVPEMAPADVRTLLAKFGLRAAHVLRPAATLSPGERTRAALALLQGRGVNLLVLDEPTNHLDLPAIEQLESALASYPGTLLLVTHDRRMLDAVSVNRRLRLDAGRIAED; encoded by the coding sequence ATGAGCGCCACGCTGATCGTCAAGGACCTCGCCGCCGGCCACGGCGACCGCCTGCTCTTCTCCGACCTCGACCTGGTGGTCGCCCCGGGCGACGTGGTCGGGCTGGTCGGGGTCAACGGGGCCGGCAAGTCGACCCTGCTGCGTACCCTCGCCGGGCTCCAGCCGGTCGAGCTGGGCAGCGTCGCGCTCAACCCGCCCACCGCCACCGTCGGCTACCTGCCGCAGGAGCCGGAGCGCCGGCCGGGCGAGACGGTCCGGGACTTCCTGGCCCGGCGTACCGGGGTCAGCGGGGCGCAGGCCGCCCTCGACGCCGCCACCGAGGCGCTGAGCGCGGGCGGGGCCGGCGCCGACGACGCGTACGCCGAGGCGCTGGAGCGCTGGCTCGCGCTCGGTGGCGCGGACCTGGAGGAGCGCGCCGAGCAGGTGGCCGCGGAGCTGGGGCTGACCGTGGACCTGGACCAGCCGATGACCGCCCTCTCCGGCGGCCAGGCGGCCCGGGCCGGGCTGGCCTCGCTGCTGCTCAGCCGGTACGACGTCTTCCTCCTCGACGAGCCCAGCAACGACCTGGACCTGGCCGGATTGGAGCGGCTGGAGCAGTTCGTCACCGGGCTGCGCGCCGGGACGGTGCTGGTCAGCCACGACCGCGAGTTCCTCACCCGGACGGTGAACCGGGTGCTGGAGCTGGACGTGCACCAGCAGCAGGTGCGGCACTACGGCGGCGGCTACGCGGCCTACCTGGAGGAGCGCGAGGTGGCCCGCCGGCACGCCCGGGAGGAGTACGAGGAGTACGCCGACACCCGGGCCGCGCTGGAGGCCCGGGCCCGCACCCAGCGGGCCTGGATGGAGAAGGGCGTGCGCAACGCGCGCCGCAAGGCCAGCGACAACGACAAGGTCATCAAGCACTTCCGCGGCGAGACCAGCGAGAAGCAGGCCGCGAAGGCCAGGCAGACCGAGCGGCTGATCGAGCGGCTGGAGGTGGTCGAGGAGCCGCGCAAGGAGTGGGAGCTGCGGATGGAGATCGCCGCCGCGCCCCGCGCCGGCGCCGTCGTGGCCGCGCTCCGCGGTGCCGTCGTACGCCGGGGCGGCTTCACCCTCGGCCCGGTGAACCTCCAGATCGACTGGGCCGACCGGGTGGCGATCACCGGGGCGAACGGCTCCGGCAAGAGCACCCTGCTCGCCGCGCTGCTCGGCCGGCTGCCGGTGGATGAGGGCCACGCCGCGCTCGGCCCGGGCGTGGTGGTCGGCGAGGTGGACCAGGCCCGCGGGCTCTTCCTCGGCGACCAGCCCCTGGTGGACGCCTTCGGCGCGGCCGTACCCGAAATGGCGCCCGCGGACGTGCGGACACTGCTGGCCAAGTTCGGCCTGCGCGCGGCGCACGTGCTGCGCCCGGCGGCGACCCTCTCCCCCGGCGAGCGGACCCGCGCGGCGCTGGCCCTGCTCCAGGGGCGCGGAGTCAACCTGCTGGTGCTGGACGAGCCGACCAACCATCTCGACCTCCCCGCGATCGAGCAGCTCGAATCGGCGCTCGCCAGCTACCCGGGGACGCTGCTGCTGGTGACCCACGACCGGCGAATGCTGGACGCGGTGAGCGTCAACCGGCGGCTGCGGCTGGACGCCGGACGGATCGCCGAGGACTGA